TGATTTCTACCACTTCGGGCACCTGGGCCGGCGCGGCGGGGCCGGGCGTATAGGGCTCCAGCTCACGACCGAAAAAATGGCCTAGTGTGACGCTGTGCTTCGCCAGATGCTCCGGCATCTTATCTGGCTGGCAAAGTACCCCTAAGTAGCCCTCCGCGTGAAAGTACGCTTTCACCTCGGCCGGGCCGATGCTGTTCATGTGGACGTGAACGCGGGCACCGATGGCGGGCACCTCACCGCTGCCTGACCATAGCAGGCCGGCCGGTAAGCCGGCGCGAGTGGGGTAGCCTACCCACTGCGGGCACTGCTCGGGGTCACCGGACCAATCGAGCGGGCTAATCTGGGGCTGCTTGGGGGCGGGGGTTATCATATCGAAGGGAAAAGGGAGTAGTGATAAGACGAGCCGGGGGCTAGGCGGCAAGGGCCAACTGGCTGCCGAATACCACGCCGGCGCGGGGGCTGCTGCGCTTCCGGCGGCTGGCGGTCCTGGCGTGGTGAGTGGTTTCGGTTACCAGTCCCAAAAAGCCGGCGGCATGCGTGTAGCCTTTCACCTCGGCCCGCTCCGGGTGTCCGTCGCGGTTCACCGTTACCGTGGTCCCCACTGCTGGCACGGGCTGCTGGGCCGACCAATGCAAGCCACCGGGCAGCATCGTTAAGCGGGGCGCGGCCTCGAACTCGGGCACCGGGTTGGTCAGCTGCGCGGCAGCATCCTGGCGGGCTTGCCAGGCATCCTCGCGGGCCTGACGTTTGGCGGCGTTGGCGGCCCGAAGCCGGGCTAAGCGGGCGGCGGGAATGCGGCGGGCGGGGCGGAATGCGGCGGGGGCGTTCATATTGAAAACGGGTTTGAGGTGAAAAGAGCGGCTAAAACCAGGGGGCGGCTTCCCAGGCGGCCAGTTCAGCGGCGGATATTACCGGGGGTGCACCGGGCGCTTCGTCGGCGGGGTCAAATCGGTCGGCCCATACCTCGCCGGGGGCTAAATCAAAAGCTGCATCAACCATGGATAAAGAGCTGTTTTATCGTTCGTTGCTCATACCTATTAAACGCGAAATTCAGTAATAATGTTTCAATTTTATTTAAATTAAAATGATAATTATTGACTATTTAAGCAGGGAATGCCGGTAATCTTATGGCCGCATTTTTCCCTCTTGTATAGCATTAGCAGTTGCCTTTTTGCAATTGCAATTTCCTTTTGTTGCCCGCCCCAATGGCTGCCCGACGGAATAGCTCCATCGGGCGGCCGTTGGCCTTACTGCGGAGCCTCCTCGGCGCTCGGGGCTTCCTCCGCTTCGTAGCTGGGCACGATGCCCAGAATGTGGTTGGCGGCTTTCTGGCCTTGGCTGGCCGCCGAAATAATCAATTGCTTGTCGTTGCGCAGGGCTTGCAGCCAGTTGGCGATGTAGCTGGCGCTGCTGGGCTCGGTGCGGGTTAAGTCCAGCCCGGCCGCGTGGCTTAGAAATGAGGCCCCCAACTCGGCCACCAGTTCTTCCTTGGCGTAGGTTTCGCTGCCAAAGGCCGCCAATTCGGTGAGCGTGGCCCGGTCCAGCCGCTTGGCGTGGCCGGTGGAGTGGGTCAACTCGTGAAACAGGGTGTGGTAATAGTCTTCGGCCGAGTGGAAGTCGCTGGCCGCGGGCATGGTCACGGTGTCGGTGCTGGTGCGGTACATGGCTTCGCTGCCCTTATGCAGCACGCGGGGGCCACCCGCGTAGCCGGCCAGCACCTGCTCGGCGGCCTGCTCGGGCGTGTGCTCGCGGCTGGGCAGTTCGGGAAAACTCCATGCTACGCCGTCAATCTGGGCCACGTTGAACACCGTGGAGTATTTCAAAAAAGCCTTTTTCTTCTCCTCGCCTTTGCCGTCGTCCTTCTTGGTCACGGTGAAGAAGACTACCGGCATGCCCTTCTCGCCCCGGCGCACCTGCCCGCCCAGCTCCTTGGCTTGGTTGTAGGTCAGGAAATACGGGTGCTCATACTCCAGCATCCCCAGCAGCAGGGCATTCACCCCCTGATACACGTGCTTGCTGCGGTAGTTACGGGGCGCGCCGTGGGCAGCGTTCCACGGCTGCTTCCACGGGGTCACGCCATTCTCCAACGCCAGAATTATGCGGTTGGTGATGATTTCGTACACGTCGGGGCGGGGAGCAAAAGGAGCGGGCTTTTTCATGGCTTAACAGGTTGGTTTTGTGCTTGCTGCTTATACTATTTAAACGCAAAAGCCCGCATTAATGTTTCAATAATCTTTAAATTAAAGCGTCTATTATTGCGCATTTTATCGTTGTGTCTGGCATGGATTCTGATTTTTCCCTTTTGTTCTTTATTCGCTCCTCTCCGGCCTAATCCACTCGCTGCTTGTTGCCTCTTAAGGGATTCGTCGCCCGGCTTTTTCCTTTGGTTCGCGAAAGGGATGGGAGGAATCCAGTCCGCAGGACCGCAGGCGCAGCCGGAGTTCCGGACAGCCCGGCCCGAATAGGGTCGCCCAACCATTCTCCAGCACAATAGCTGCTACCCCATCGCTGAGCATGGCATTAACCCTGGATTTGCTACTTTTGGCAACACTTTCAGCCACTCGCTCCAATCCTTCAGCCCATGACTTCTGCCAGCCAAGCTGCTTATCAGGCCCTGCGGGATTACCTCAACTCGCTGCTCAGCCCCACCCACCCCGACCAGGCGCTGGTGGAGGTACCGGCGGCGCTGCGGCCGAGCCTGGAGGCCTTCATGCGCGGCAAAACCGAGTACCAGGACGAGGCGGGGCGGCGCATGGTTTACGCCCACGACCTGGCAGCCTGGGCCGGCGATTTGATTCACGGGGCGGGCCTGGCTACGCCCCTGCCCCTGGCCACGGTGGACGTGGCGGCGCTCCGGGCGGCCACCCTGCGGCAGGCCGCATGACGTGGACCGAGATTGAGCACCTCACCGAGCTGGTGCAGCAGCTGCCCCCGGTGCGCCAGCAAACCAGCCAGCAGCTTAGTCAGGTGATGGTATCGGCCCACTCCACCATGATTGAGGGCTCCCGCGTGACGGTGCTCGAAGCCATGGATTTCCTATTAGGGGAAGCCCCCACCCTAGGGCCGGGCAAGCCGCTGGAAGGCTACGACATGCTGGGCGACCACGCCCGCGCCCTTGACTTAGCCCTGGAGCGGGCCGACGCGCGGCAGCTGCCCGGCCCGGCCTTTCTGCGGGAGCTGGCGGGGGCCGTCATGCGCAGCACCGGCCGGCTTACCAATACGGCCCTGGGCACCGTGGACCCCACGCAGGGCGACCTGCGCCGCAACAATGTGTTCATCGTTGGGGCCAGCTCGTTTCCCAACGCGCAGAAGGTGCCGGCCCTGGTCGCGGCCCTGGTGGGGGAGCTGCGCGAGCGGATGCCGGCGGTGGCCACCCTGCGCGAGCAGCTGGAGCTGGCCTTCGAGGCCCACCAGCGGCTGGTGAGCATTCACCCCTTCAACGACGGCAACGGACGTACTTCCCGGCTGCTGATGAACTACGTGCAGCGCTACTACGGCCAGCCGCTGACCATTGTATTCCGGGAGGACCGTCAGGCGTATTTCGAGGCCCTGGAGCAGAGCCGGGTGACGGAGGACCTGGCGGTATTCATGGACTTTATGCGGGGCCAGCACGGAAAATCCCTGACGTATCAGCTGTCCGCGTCGGTTCCCCGTACCTAGCGGAGTACGCCCCTTTTGAGGCGTTGCGCGGTAAGTGACCCGGCCCAAAATCCCGGCTCGTTTACCCGGATTCGCTATCTTTGCCAGCACATGCGCCTGCTCGCCCTGTTTTTTGCCTTCTACTTCGCCTGCCTCTCGTGCCTTTCCTGCACGGACGAAGTACCCGTATGCAAGGACCAGCAGCAAACAACCGTGGCCGCTTCGCATTCCGACTGCGGGGCCGGCGCGCTGGGCGACTGGTGCTCGCCGCTGTGCCAGTGCCACTGCTGCGGCGGGGCCGTGATGCCCGTACCGCTGGGCAATCAGGTGGCCTATACTCCGCCCACTGAGTGGGCTACCAGCCTCCGGCACGGCCGGCTGGTTGTGGCCGCTCCAACGCGGGCGCTCGGGTCCGTGTGGCAGCCGCCCCAGGCCTAACCCTTCCCCTATTTTCCTGCTGACCACCCCCTCCGGGTGGCCCGTCGCGGTGCGTGACGGGCGATTTAGCGCTTGGCGCTGAATCGGTTATGCCCCCTTTGCTCCCGCCGCTTGTGCCGGAGCCACCGGGCCGCAGGGTTTCACGGAAGCGTTAGACCTAACCCCCAACCAGCGGATGTTCGACCGGCTGATTCATTTTTCTATACACAACAAGCTCATCATCGGGCTGCTAACCCTGGCCCTGGTGGCATGGGGCGGCTACTCGCTGAGCCGGCTGCCGATTGACGCGCTGCCCGACATTACCAGTAACCAGGTTGTCGTCTACACGGTGGCTCCCTCGCTGGCCGCCCAGGAGATTGAGCGCCTGGTGTCTTTTCCCGTGGAGCAGGCCATGGCCACCATCCCGGGGCAGGTTGAAGTGCGCTCGTTTTCGCGCTTCGGCCTCTCGGTGGTCACCGTGGTGTTCGAGGACCAGACCGACATTTACTGGGCCCGCACGCAAGTATCGCAGCGACTGCAGGAGGCCGAAAGCCAGATTCCGGCCGGCACGGGCCGCCCCGAGCTGGCCCCGCTCAGCACCGGCCTAGGCGAGGTGTACCAGTACCTGGTGCGCGCCAAGCCGGGCT
Above is a genomic segment from Hymenobacter aerilatus containing:
- a CDS encoding ArdC family protein encodes the protein MKKPAPFAPRPDVYEIITNRIILALENGVTPWKQPWNAAHGAPRNYRSKHVYQGVNALLLGMLEYEHPYFLTYNQAKELGGQVRRGEKGMPVVFFTVTKKDDGKGEEKKKAFLKYSTVFNVAQIDGVAWSFPELPSREHTPEQAAEQVLAGYAGGPRVLHKGSEAMYRTSTDTVTMPAASDFHSAEDYYHTLFHELTHSTGHAKRLDRATLTELAAFGSETYAKEELVAELGASFLSHAAGLDLTRTEPSSASYIANWLQALRNDKQLIISAASQGQKAANHILGIVPSYEAEEAPSAEEAPQ
- a CDS encoding Fic family protein encodes the protein MTWTEIEHLTELVQQLPPVRQQTSQQLSQVMVSAHSTMIEGSRVTVLEAMDFLLGEAPTLGPGKPLEGYDMLGDHARALDLALERADARQLPGPAFLRELAGAVMRSTGRLTNTALGTVDPTQGDLRRNNVFIVGASSFPNAQKVPALVAALVGELRERMPAVATLREQLELAFEAHQRLVSIHPFNDGNGRTSRLLMNYVQRYYGQPLTIVFREDRQAYFEALEQSRVTEDLAVFMDFMRGQHGKSLTYQLSASVPRT
- a CDS encoding DUF6660 family protein — encoded protein: MRLLALFFAFYFACLSCLSCTDEVPVCKDQQQTTVAASHSDCGAGALGDWCSPLCQCHCCGGAVMPVPLGNQVAYTPPTEWATSLRHGRLVVAAPTRALGSVWQPPQA